CGAGTCGGTCGATTTCCAGCAGGCCGGTAGATAGGCCGCGGAAGGGCTGCAGATCGCGATGCCGTCGTCGACGGCGACCGGTGAACCGTCACCGCACATGGCCTGGGTGGACTCGGTCTTCACGGTGTAACCGGGTGCCGGTTGCCCGGACGCGGTCACCGGGCGGATGACGACGACCCGGGTGGCCGGCGTCGTGCCGGTGGGTGCGCTCGTGCCCGTGGTCGTGCCGGGTGCGCTCGTCGAGGACGCGGCCGTCGAGGACGCGGCCGTCGAGGACGTCGTCGGGGGAGCGGTGGTCGAGCCCGTGGAGGGCGTCGTCGATTTCGTCGGCGCGGACGTACCCGACGTCGCAGGCGGTGTGGGACTGCTCGAGACCGGCGATCCGGTGGTGGTGCTGGTGATTCCCGTGCCGGTGCCCGGGTCCGTCGCGGTCTCGCCGCTGGACTGGCAGGCGGTGAGAGTCGTGGCGGCCAGGGCAGCGGCCAGCAGGCCGATCGGAGCACGTTGACGACGCATTGTTTTCTCCCCTTCGAAGTGTGTCCCCTCGAAAGCGAAGACGCCGTGCTGCAGGTCCGGGTTGCCCCGGCAAGGTCACAGTTGGATCACTGGACGCCGCCCGGCGGTGTCATTGCAGCCCCTCCCGCAGGATCTCGTTCATCGCGTCGAGGGTCGCCTGGTCCCCGGTGCCGACCAGCTCGCCGTCGGTGGGGCGGTTCCAGAGCCACAGGTCCAGATCGGAGGCTGTTCCCGAAATCGTCGCAACCGCAGTGGCATTCGCCGCCGGGCGGAAATTCGGGTCATCGATGGCCGCACCGGAATCGGGCACCGTGCCCGTTTCGCGGCCGAGTTGCAGCACCCAGCGGCGGTCGGCGTCCGTCGCCACCAGCTCGACGACCCGGCCCTCGGTGGGTGCGAAGGTGACCAGCGGGTGCTCACGGCCGTACATCACCTCGACGATCTCGTCGACCCCGTCGGCGGCCAGGGCGGGATCGATCGCGGCAGGAGTCGCCCCGGCGGTCAGCTCGGCGTCGACGCGATGGATCAGCGCCTCGTGAGCCTG
This genomic window from Flexivirga oryzae contains:
- a CDS encoding maleylpyruvate isomerase family mycothiol-dependent enzyme — protein: MTNPDFLTTIHDESTRFRAALATTPDRPVPTCPDWTTDDLLWHLTEVQWFWGSIVAQNVEDPQALHHPQRPDGREALLGAFDSANSALTAALRDTPATDPRWMWTPDEALHTAGYITRRQAHEALIHRVDAELTAGATPAAIDPALAADGVDEIVEVMYGREHPLVTFAPTEGRVVELVATDADRRWVLQLGRETGTVPDSGAAIDDPNFRPAANATAVATISGTASDLDLWLWNRPTDGELVGTGDQATLDAMNEILREGLQ